One Paenibacillus crassostreae DNA segment encodes these proteins:
- a CDS encoding CCA tRNA nucleotidyltransferase, which produces MKWKHADVSMAKQSEVILQTLHAHGFEAYWVGGCVRDELMGRAVHDMDLTTSAHPEEIIRLFEHTIPTGIQHGTITVMMEGQPFEVTTYRVEGTYIDHRRPDEVTFVKDIKEDLQRRDFTMNAIARDLDGTYIDPFDGLMDTRRGKIRCVGNPLERFDEDALRMVRCVRFASVFGYSIAKNTWKGLCTQRSHLQYIAMERIRVEIEKVMSGEDPLRGFELLNRSRLLEFAKVPVLCSRFDSELLSRIHELSAESVHLRWGLLLYAGNFNGNEARTYLKKWTFSNQKKDDISSLIDIDEQVRFLFETNNLISLDDSQRLSWISIVLQSGLATAKGWLEIQGVIPEHRRVVSTYDLTILAVWTSQMRIHHLKQLVVSGGDIMQTLKMPSGPWLREMLQHLLLVVSAGIVENTKESLMDEMKRVNKNHG; this is translated from the coding sequence GTGAAATGGAAACATGCGGATGTAAGTATGGCGAAACAAAGTGAAGTTATTCTTCAAACGTTACATGCTCACGGCTTCGAAGCCTATTGGGTAGGCGGTTGCGTTCGTGATGAATTAATGGGTCGTGCTGTCCATGATATGGATTTGACGACATCGGCGCATCCTGAAGAGATCATCAGGTTATTCGAGCATACGATTCCTACAGGAATCCAACATGGAACAATAACGGTTATGATGGAAGGTCAACCATTTGAGGTCACTACTTATCGAGTGGAAGGGACATACATCGATCATCGACGTCCTGACGAAGTCACTTTTGTCAAAGATATTAAAGAGGATTTGCAACGTCGTGACTTTACGATGAATGCGATTGCTAGAGATTTGGACGGTACATATATTGACCCTTTCGATGGTTTAATGGATACACGTAGAGGCAAAATCCGTTGTGTAGGAAACCCACTTGAGCGTTTCGATGAGGATGCATTGCGAATGGTACGTTGTGTTCGTTTTGCATCTGTATTCGGATATTCTATCGCAAAGAATACATGGAAGGGACTATGCACTCAACGGAGTCATCTCCAATACATAGCAATGGAACGGATTCGTGTTGAGATTGAGAAGGTGATGAGTGGGGAGGACCCATTAAGAGGGTTTGAATTATTAAATCGTAGTCGCTTATTAGAATTTGCGAAAGTACCTGTATTGTGTTCGCGATTTGATTCTGAATTATTATCAAGAATTCATGAGTTAAGTGCTGAATCTGTTCATCTTAGATGGGGGTTATTACTTTATGCAGGGAATTTCAATGGCAATGAAGCGAGAACATACTTAAAGAAATGGACATTCAGTAATCAGAAAAAAGATGATATCAGTAGTCTGATTGACATAGATGAGCAAGTTCGATTTCTATTTGAAACAAATAATCTCATAAGCTTGGATGATTCACAGAGATTATCCTGGATCAGTATCGTTCTACAATCAGGATTGGCAACTGCTAAAGGATGGTTAGAAATACAAGGTGTAATTCCTGAGCATAGACGTGTTGTGTCCACATATGATTTAACCATTTTGGCGGTTTGGACAAGTCAAATGAGAATTCACCATCTGAAACAATTAGTTGTGTCAGGTGGAGACATCATGCAGACTTTGAAGATGCCTTCAGGACCTTGGCTAAGAGAAATGCTTCAACATTTATTATTAGTTGTATCTGCAGGAATCGTCGAGAATACTAAAGAATCTTTAATGGATGAAATGAAGCGGGTGAATAAGAATCATGGTTGA